The following proteins are encoded in a genomic region of Nymphalis io chromosome 8, ilAglIoxx1.1, whole genome shotgun sequence:
- the LOC126770175 gene encoding uncharacterized protein LOC126770175 isoform X2: protein MEEENSSKVVDVSGLPPSGSMVNETISNGDGNLENKTNNTNDNSIAVIKEESGISIETLEGCNNESIHLKESFIRNGSCEAIDVRSISDLDSLPVGDELALGAAGSDSGVEGCGRALSSGGGSRSCASSVVSCGSGCGSESSSLAGAPPRPRPRMNVTVTEPKRSSPVGTSTPRPATAPRGPNLATRERARSREKPTPPEKPRPLTPKPRIRPTADLPNLVRESPALRAKPTKTSTARCRTPNSPVDEKKWPTNGQRLPVATDVSATRVAADKYGTLPRRRREADPDSSPKHENTPPSRRPTVARSVSSRSVTKTRVRIYAEKVSQTVLCGTDIDSAFAGIVPNIESRIEVTRCHRGVQASARDTENARLVAAAVAAEAAATEERERRLHAESQLAAERSARLAAISELERNSQRLLELAGAGAGANADGCLRALEEQLRAAGELATRQRGEIDSLREHCDKLHAEACHGRETSRVLSARLAEAEREAAEMQDFLAAETGALGDSLRDAEAEITRLSAELERRRGECRQLVRMCEQRRQEALAAGARARGGAGAAAALDALSRRLRALTEAVRAAYSLPHHALQQTVYHNEAYCSRSDSGETLSPEDESRGGLLGAVARALRSAATPLAHAAAPAHAHDDERSRMSDDNDNSADLLDSETEPCLVTDPEYAEEWWSGAEGAGAWSGEELSPEREYCGDIDKEGDASVEAEGDGSGSGSGSGSAECASERESLRALSAAIAARQRWEAAGERAARGALLERVLALDARLAELLRALAAAAARPADLPAAALAHALRDKIEVTEKNVADVVVKKLAELDACKSLMEQYQQSIEGLLGDLESRIKRQGVKKSTRPIR from the exons ATGGAAGAAGAAAATTCAAGTAAAGTCGTCGATGTTAGTGGCCTTCCTCCGTCTGGCTCTATGGTCAATGAAACGATTTCTAACGGAGATggaaatttagaaaataaaacaaataacacaaATGATAACTCAATTGCAGTGATTAAAGAAGAAAGTGGTATTAGTATTGAAACTTTAGAGGGCTGTAATAATGAAAGTATTCATTTAAAAGAATCATTTATAAGAAATGGTTCTTGTGAAGCTATTGATGTGCGGTCAATTAGTGACCTTGATAGTTTACCGGTTGGAGATGAGTTAGCACTCGGTGCTGCTGGAAGTGATAGTGGTGTCGAGGGATGTGGTCGAGCTCTGAGCAGTGGTGGAGGATCCCGTTCTTGTGCTTCTAGCGTTGTGTCTTGTGGTTCAGGTTGCGGATCTGAAAGTTCGTCCTTAGCAGGTGCTCCTCCTCGACCCCGTCCTCGAATGAATGTAACTGTGACTGAACCGAAAAGAAGTTCACCCGTCGGTACGTCAACTCCTCGTCCGGCGACAGCACCTCGTGGACCTAACTTGGCAACTCGTGAACGGGCAAGAAGTCGAGAAAAACCAACACCGCCAGAAAAACCCCGACCATTGACACCCAAACCACGCATACGACCGACTGCAGATCTTCCCAATCTGGTCCGCGAGAGTCCAGCTTTACGTGCCAAACCTACAAAAACGTCTACTGCAAGATGTAGAACACCAAATTCACCAGTAGACGAGAAAAAATGGCCTACTAACGGACAACGACTTCCCGTTGCAACCGATGTATCTGCTACTCGAGTAGCAGCAGATAAATATGGCACGCTACCGAGAAGAAGGCGAGAGGCAGATCCAGACTCGTCTCCAAAACATGAAAATACACCACCTTCCAGGAGACCTACTGTAGCTCGTTCCGTATCTTCGCGTTCGGTGACGAAGACGCGGGTGAGGATTTATGCCGAAAAAGTTTCGCAGACTGTGTTGTGCGGAACCGATATCGACTCGGCTTTTGCAGGAATCGTGCCAAATATAGAGAG TCGCATAGAAGTGACTCGATGTCACCGTGGTGTTCAAGCGAGCGCTCGCGATACGGAGAATGCACGTTTGGTAGCGGCGGCCGTCGCGGCAGAGGCTGCAGCGACTGAAGAACGAGAGAGGAGGCTCCACGCTGAGTCTCAGCTGGCTGCGGAACGCTCTGCGAGGCTAGCAGCTATATCTGAACTGGAGAGAAACTCACAAAGACTGTTGGAACTTGCCGGCGCTG GCGCCGGTGCCAACGCAGATGGTTGTCTTCGGGCATTAGAGGAACAGTTGCGGGCGGCCGGCGAGCTCGCTACGAGACAGCGTGGCGAGATTGACTCGTTACGGGAGCACTGCGATAAGTTGCATGCG GAGGCGTGTCACGGACGGGAGACTTCTCGAGTGCTGTCCGCGCGGCTGGCGGAGGCGGAGCGCGAGGCGGCAGAGATGCAGGACTTCCTCGCCGCGGAGACCGGCGCGCTCGGGGACTCGCTGCGGGACGCGGAGGCCGAAATCACGCGGCTCAGTGCGGAACTTGAGCGCag ACGTGGCGAGTGCCGGCAACTGGTGCGCATGTGCGAGCAGCGGCGCCAGGAGGCGCTggcggcgggcgcgcgcgcgcggggcggcgcgggcgcggcggcggcgctggACGCGCTGTCGCGCCGCCTGCGCGCGCTCACCGAGGCCGTGCGCGCCGCCTACTCGCTGCCGCACCACGCGCTGCAGCAAACCGTCTATCATAATGAAGCTTACTGCAG TCGCAGCGACAGCGGCGAGACTCTGTCCCCGGAGGACGAGTCCCGCGGCGGGCTGCTGGGCGCGGTGGCCCGCGCGCTGCGCTCGGCCGCCACGCCGCTCGCGCACGCGGCCGCGCCCGCGCACGCGCACGACGACGAGCGCTCGCGCATGTCCGACGACAACGACAACTCCGCCGACCTGCTCGACTCGGAGACGGAGCCCTGTCTCGTTACTGACCCAG aaTATGCGGAGGAATGGTGGTCGGGCGCTGAAGGCGCAGGCGCCTGGAGCGGCGAGGAGCTGTCGCCCGAGAGAGAGTATTGCGGGGATATAGATAAAG AGGGCGATGCGTCGGTGGAGGCGGAGGGGGACGGGTCGGGCTCGGGCTCGGGCTCGGGCTCGGCGGAGTGCGCGTCGGAGCGCGAGTCGCTGCGCGCGCTGTCGGCCGCCATCGCGGCGCGCCAGCGCTGGGAGGCGGCGGGCGAgcgcgcggcgcgcggcgcgctGCTGGAGCGCGTGCTGGCGCTGGACGCGCGCCTGGCCGAGCTGCTGCGCGCgctcgccgccgccgccgcgcgcccCGCCGACCTGCCCGCCGCCGCGCTCGCGCACGCGCTCCG AGATAAAATAGAAGTGACCGAGAAGAACGTAGCGGATGTCGTGGTCAAAAAGCTGGCCGAACTGGACGCTTGCAAGAGCCTCATGGAGCAGTACCAACAGTCTATAGAA GGCCTGCTTGGCGATCTCGAGTCAAGAATAAAACGTCAAG gcgTTAAAAAGTCAACTCGCCCAATACGGTGA
- the LOC126770175 gene encoding uncharacterized protein LOC126770175 isoform X1, translating into MEEENSSKVVDVSGLPPSGSMVNETISNGDGNLENKTNNTNDNSIAVIKEESGISIETLEGCNNESIHLKESFIRNGSCEAIDVRSISDLDSLPVGDELALGAAGSDSGVEGCGRALSSGGGSRSCASSVVSCGSGCGSESSSLAGAPPRPRPRMNVTVTEPKRSSPVGTSTPRPATAPRGPNLATRERARSREKPTPPEKPRPLTPKPRIRPTADLPNLVRESPALRAKPTKTSTARCRTPNSPVDEKKWPTNGQRLPVATDVSATRVAADKYGTLPRRRREADPDSSPKHENTPPSRRPTVARSVSSRSVTKTRVRIYAEKVSQTVLCGTDIDSAFAGIVPNIESRIEVTRCHRGVQASARDTENARLVAAAVAAEAAATEERERRLHAESQLAAERSARLAAISELERNSQRLLELAGAGAGANADGCLRALEEQLRAAGELATRQRGEIDSLREHCDKLHAEACHGRETSRVLSARLAEAEREAAEMQDFLAAETGALGDSLRDAEAEITRLSAELERRRGECRQLVRMCEQRRQEALAAGARARGGAGAAAALDALSRRLRALTEAVRAAYSLPHHALQQTVYHNEAYCSRSDSGETLSPEDESRGGLLGAVARALRSAATPLAHAAAPAHAHDDERSRMSDDNDNSADLLDSETEPCLVTDPEYAEEWWSGAEGAGAWSGEELSPEREYCGDIDKEGDASVEAEGDGSGSGSGSGSAECASERESLRALSAAIAARQRWEAAGERAARGALLERVLALDARLAELLRALAAAAARPADLPAAALAHALRDKIEVTEKNVADVVVKKLAELDACKSLMEQYQQSIEALKSQLAQYGEEDEIKLFEQELAECDEDERRRRLQALEAALGALPAAPRALPLARTLQRLTRSLAPAACT; encoded by the exons ATGGAAGAAGAAAATTCAAGTAAAGTCGTCGATGTTAGTGGCCTTCCTCCGTCTGGCTCTATGGTCAATGAAACGATTTCTAACGGAGATggaaatttagaaaataaaacaaataacacaaATGATAACTCAATTGCAGTGATTAAAGAAGAAAGTGGTATTAGTATTGAAACTTTAGAGGGCTGTAATAATGAAAGTATTCATTTAAAAGAATCATTTATAAGAAATGGTTCTTGTGAAGCTATTGATGTGCGGTCAATTAGTGACCTTGATAGTTTACCGGTTGGAGATGAGTTAGCACTCGGTGCTGCTGGAAGTGATAGTGGTGTCGAGGGATGTGGTCGAGCTCTGAGCAGTGGTGGAGGATCCCGTTCTTGTGCTTCTAGCGTTGTGTCTTGTGGTTCAGGTTGCGGATCTGAAAGTTCGTCCTTAGCAGGTGCTCCTCCTCGACCCCGTCCTCGAATGAATGTAACTGTGACTGAACCGAAAAGAAGTTCACCCGTCGGTACGTCAACTCCTCGTCCGGCGACAGCACCTCGTGGACCTAACTTGGCAACTCGTGAACGGGCAAGAAGTCGAGAAAAACCAACACCGCCAGAAAAACCCCGACCATTGACACCCAAACCACGCATACGACCGACTGCAGATCTTCCCAATCTGGTCCGCGAGAGTCCAGCTTTACGTGCCAAACCTACAAAAACGTCTACTGCAAGATGTAGAACACCAAATTCACCAGTAGACGAGAAAAAATGGCCTACTAACGGACAACGACTTCCCGTTGCAACCGATGTATCTGCTACTCGAGTAGCAGCAGATAAATATGGCACGCTACCGAGAAGAAGGCGAGAGGCAGATCCAGACTCGTCTCCAAAACATGAAAATACACCACCTTCCAGGAGACCTACTGTAGCTCGTTCCGTATCTTCGCGTTCGGTGACGAAGACGCGGGTGAGGATTTATGCCGAAAAAGTTTCGCAGACTGTGTTGTGCGGAACCGATATCGACTCGGCTTTTGCAGGAATCGTGCCAAATATAGAGAG TCGCATAGAAGTGACTCGATGTCACCGTGGTGTTCAAGCGAGCGCTCGCGATACGGAGAATGCACGTTTGGTAGCGGCGGCCGTCGCGGCAGAGGCTGCAGCGACTGAAGAACGAGAGAGGAGGCTCCACGCTGAGTCTCAGCTGGCTGCGGAACGCTCTGCGAGGCTAGCAGCTATATCTGAACTGGAGAGAAACTCACAAAGACTGTTGGAACTTGCCGGCGCTG GCGCCGGTGCCAACGCAGATGGTTGTCTTCGGGCATTAGAGGAACAGTTGCGGGCGGCCGGCGAGCTCGCTACGAGACAGCGTGGCGAGATTGACTCGTTACGGGAGCACTGCGATAAGTTGCATGCG GAGGCGTGTCACGGACGGGAGACTTCTCGAGTGCTGTCCGCGCGGCTGGCGGAGGCGGAGCGCGAGGCGGCAGAGATGCAGGACTTCCTCGCCGCGGAGACCGGCGCGCTCGGGGACTCGCTGCGGGACGCGGAGGCCGAAATCACGCGGCTCAGTGCGGAACTTGAGCGCag ACGTGGCGAGTGCCGGCAACTGGTGCGCATGTGCGAGCAGCGGCGCCAGGAGGCGCTggcggcgggcgcgcgcgcgcggggcggcgcgggcgcggcggcggcgctggACGCGCTGTCGCGCCGCCTGCGCGCGCTCACCGAGGCCGTGCGCGCCGCCTACTCGCTGCCGCACCACGCGCTGCAGCAAACCGTCTATCATAATGAAGCTTACTGCAG TCGCAGCGACAGCGGCGAGACTCTGTCCCCGGAGGACGAGTCCCGCGGCGGGCTGCTGGGCGCGGTGGCCCGCGCGCTGCGCTCGGCCGCCACGCCGCTCGCGCACGCGGCCGCGCCCGCGCACGCGCACGACGACGAGCGCTCGCGCATGTCCGACGACAACGACAACTCCGCCGACCTGCTCGACTCGGAGACGGAGCCCTGTCTCGTTACTGACCCAG aaTATGCGGAGGAATGGTGGTCGGGCGCTGAAGGCGCAGGCGCCTGGAGCGGCGAGGAGCTGTCGCCCGAGAGAGAGTATTGCGGGGATATAGATAAAG AGGGCGATGCGTCGGTGGAGGCGGAGGGGGACGGGTCGGGCTCGGGCTCGGGCTCGGGCTCGGCGGAGTGCGCGTCGGAGCGCGAGTCGCTGCGCGCGCTGTCGGCCGCCATCGCGGCGCGCCAGCGCTGGGAGGCGGCGGGCGAgcgcgcggcgcgcggcgcgctGCTGGAGCGCGTGCTGGCGCTGGACGCGCGCCTGGCCGAGCTGCTGCGCGCgctcgccgccgccgccgcgcgcccCGCCGACCTGCCCGCCGCCGCGCTCGCGCACGCGCTCCG AGATAAAATAGAAGTGACCGAGAAGAACGTAGCGGATGTCGTGGTCAAAAAGCTGGCCGAACTGGACGCTTGCAAGAGCCTCATGGAGCAGTACCAACAGTCTATAGAA gcgTTAAAAAGTCAACTCGCCCAATACGGTGAAGAGGATGAAATCAAACTGTTCGAAcag GAGCTGGCGGAGTGCGACGAGGACGAGCGGCGGCGGCGGCTGCAGGCGCTGGAGGCAGCGCTGGGAGCGCTACCGGCGGCGCCGCGAGCGCTGCCGCTAGCGCGCACGCTGCAGCGCCTCACGCGCTCGCTGGCGCCCGCCGCCTGCACCTAG